In Nitrosophilus labii, the following proteins share a genomic window:
- a CDS encoding AtpZ/AtpI family protein, with translation MEEKPPKYRKIIEGAEALSLGVSVVVAILIGVGLGLWMKSMFGYSWLLWLGVFWGVSAAILNIYKAYQKQKNELEELAKDPKYKNYQIKDKDEELQEFKK, from the coding sequence ATGGAAGAGAAGCCGCCAAAATATAGAAAAATAATCGAGGGAGCGGAGGCTCTCTCATTGGGAGTATCTGTTGTTGTAGCAATTTTAATAGGCGTGGGTCTGGGTCTGTGGATGAAAAGTATGTTCGGATACTCTTGGCTTTTATGGTTGGGTGTTTTTTGGGGTGTTAGTGCAGCTATTTTAAATATCTATAAAGCATATCAAAAACAAAAAAATGAGTTAGAAGAGCTGGCAAAAGATCCCAAATATAAAAATTATCAAATAAAAGATAAAGATGAAGAACTACAAGAGTTTAAAAAATGA
- the hemL gene encoding glutamate-1-semialdehyde 2,1-aminomutase has product MFKNSLKAFDEAQNYIPGGVDSPVRAFKNVGGTPVFIERGEGAYLIDIDSNRYIDYVQSWGPLIFGHANEETLNAVFETAKKGLSFGAPTLLETELAKEIVELFDSIDKVRFVNSGTEAVMSAIRLARGFTGRDDIVKFEGCYHGHSDSLLVQAGSGAATFGNPSSPGVPSDLTKHTLLAKYNDIESVKRCFEASDDIACVIIEPIAGNMGLVPAKEEFLVSLRELCDEKGALLIFDEVMSGFRASLKGASGLTSVKPDLVTLGKVIGGGMPVGAFGGKAEIMNQLSPEGPVYQAGTLSGNPVAMAAGLITVRRLKKDPTIYETLEKRAKNLVKGLKEAADNASVPLQIDVRGSMFGFFFNENEVKNFDDALKSDTKRFAKFHQEMLKRGVYFACSQFETGFISTPITDELIDETVEKTKEVFKLI; this is encoded by the coding sequence ATGTTTAAAAACAGTTTAAAAGCTTTCGATGAGGCGCAAAATTATATTCCCGGAGGTGTAGATTCACCCGTTAGAGCATTTAAAAACGTTGGTGGAACACCGGTTTTTATTGAGAGGGGAGAAGGGGCTTATCTTATAGATATAGATTCAAATAGATATATAGACTATGTACAAAGCTGGGGACCTTTAATCTTTGGTCACGCTAATGAAGAGACTTTGAATGCAGTTTTTGAAACGGCAAAGAAGGGTTTGAGTTTTGGAGCTCCTACACTTTTAGAAACAGAACTAGCAAAAGAGATTGTAGAACTTTTCGACTCTATAGACAAGGTTAGATTTGTAAATAGCGGAACAGAGGCCGTAATGAGCGCTATTAGACTTGCAAGGGGATTTACCGGGCGTGACGATATAGTAAAGTTTGAAGGCTGTTACCACGGCCATAGCGACTCTCTTTTGGTTCAAGCTGGAAGTGGGGCTGCAACTTTTGGTAATCCAAGTAGTCCAGGGGTTCCTTCGGATCTGACAAAACATACCCTTTTAGCCAAATACAACGATATAGAGAGTGTAAAAAGGTGTTTTGAAGCTAGTGATGATATTGCTTGTGTCATTATTGAACCTATTGCGGGCAATATGGGATTAGTTCCTGCCAAAGAAGAGTTTTTGGTTTCTCTTAGAGAGCTTTGTGATGAAAAAGGAGCACTTTTAATTTTTGATGAAGTTATGAGCGGATTTAGAGCTAGCTTAAAAGGTGCATCTGGATTGACCTCGGTTAAACCTGATTTAGTAACTTTAGGTAAAGTTATAGGAGGGGGAATGCCCGTAGGGGCTTTTGGAGGAAAAGCAGAGATTATGAATCAATTGTCTCCAGAAGGCCCCGTTTATCAGGCAGGCACTCTAAGCGGTAATCCCGTAGCAATGGCTGCCGGACTTATAACTGTAAGAAGACTAAAAAAAGATCCTACAATTTACGAAACTCTTGAAAAAAGAGCGAAAAATTTAGTTAAAGGACTAAAAGAGGCCGCAGATAATGCTTCTGTACCTTTACAAATAGATGTTAGAGGAAGTATGTTTGGATTTTTCTTTAATGAAAACGAGGTTAAAAATTTTGACGATGCTTTGAAGTCAGATACGAAAAGATTTGCCAAGTTTCATCAAGAGATGTTAAAAAGAGGGGTCTATTTTGCTTGTAGTCAGTTTGAAACAGGTTTTATTTCTACTCCTATTACTGATGAGTTGATAGATGAAACCGTAGAAAAGACTAAAGAGGTTTTTAAACTGATATAA